In Rhodopirellula sp. P2, the DNA window GAGCGCGCCGTGGACCAGGTCACCAAATTGATTGGCGGCCAATTCCAAGGGGGAATCATCCAGTGGACGGAGCCTCAAAACATGCCGTAGGTAAAACCGGTAAGGGCAGGCGAGGTAGGCCGAAAACGCGGTGACGCTGAGCGTCTGAATCGTTCGGCCAGGTTCCGGCGGAGGAGGCGCGAAGAAGGCCTTCGAATCGACGCTGACCACAGGCGGTGGCTGGATCGGTTGAATCTCGACCTTGGGACGCGGAATCGTCAGCAAATCACAAACCCGCTTGGCCGCTTCTTCCGGTGTTGCTGCGGCGAGCAAACGTGATGGCGGTGTGGGGGACCCGTCGGCGGAATGGGAACCGACCAGGAAGCGGACCGTTTCGCGAGAGGTCAGCAATTGCTGCATCGCATGCACGTCACGAGCGTAGCGACGATCGTTGGCGGATTGGTGCAGAGTCGATCGCAGTGACTGCGGCAAGAACGGGTCGCCCGATTGAGCTTCGGGAACGAACGGATGATTCAATCCACAAACAACGAGAGCCGGCGAATCATCGAGAGCAAGGTCCAACCAACCCAGCAATTCAATTTCGGTGGGCGAGGGATCCTCGACCCAACGCACTTCGCTCATCCGAGAGGACAGCATCTCGATCGCGACGGCACCATCCACCGGTTCGTCGAGCGAGGGGCTGAGGTCGGTGAACCGGTCCAGCAACCGGAAGACAGCCCGGATGGCTTGTTCGGTTCGCGAGAGCGACGTTTCGTCCTTCCTTTCAGCTTCTTCGTCTCCAGGGGCGTTGTCCGCGGGCAACAGCGATTGAGCGACTTCTCCATACAGTTCGATCAAGATCGCCTGCAGCACTTCGCTCCATTGTCGAATCGGTTGTTGCGCCGAGTCTTCGATCAATGGCGACAACCACTGATCCAGCACCTCGCGAATTTGATTGGCGGTTTGGGACTGTTGGACTTTTTCGGGCAGCGGTTCATCGACCGACCGGGGAAACGTGGACGAGAGAAGCTGATCCAGCTCTCGCAACCATTTTTCTGAGTCGGGATGGTCGGGGCACCGCGCGCTGACGTACCGAGTCACGTCGGCGTGACGGACGAGCGCCGCTAACGATCGCCAGGTGCGTCGTTGCAGGTACGTGACGACCAGGTGCATCAAGCGACCAACCGCGGTTTGTCCGACGCGGTGGCCCAAGTGTCGATGCGTGGCGACGCCCAGCAAATCGCAGCGGTTCTCGATCGGTTCGACTTGCGATTCGTCGGTGACGCCAATCGTGATTTGATCGACGCGGTACTTCTGGCCAAACTCAGCGAGCGTTTCCATCACCGCGGCGGTTTGATCCGAGATTTCTCCGGCGGGAATCAGTTGGCCGTCTTGCAAGGGCAAACAGTGCGATTGCCAGCGACTGGCGTTCAAGTTTCCAAACGAGTCGAACCGGTTTGAGTGACTTGCTGGAGCCGCAACCAAAGCTGTGATCGCGGCGGACTGCTTGGACGATTCGACTTGGCCGAGCATCGAAACCAAGAGTTTGGAAATGTCGGTGGTTCCGATCAGCACCATGGGCCGAGTCGCGCGGCACGCGTTCTGACGGATCGCATCGAGTTGAGCTTCGTTGGGATCGGCTTTCCCCGCGGCTGCCAACTCCGCCAAGTAGGCCTTCATCAAGTCGACAAAAAATTGCCAACGACGACGCTCACCGGTCGAGTCGCACATCTCCAGCACATCGGCGTAGGTCAAACCTTCGGCGGCGATGGAATTGTGCAGCCGCCGCATCGTGCCGCCCAGTTCCAACCAAGCGTCGGCGGCATCAGGAGCCGGCGGGCTGGAAATCAGCACGCTCAAGTCATCTTGGTTCGCTGCGGCGAGGACGCGGGCCCAGGCCAGCGTTTGTTCGAAGTCCAGTGCCGCGGCGTCCGATTCGTACAACCGCGATGGCAGGTCGCCCACCGTCAGCATTCGAGGGGGACGCAGAGTTTGTTCCGCCGCGTTGGCTTCCGCGAGCAGGAGTTCCCTCATGCGATCGATCGCGCGGCGGGACGGGAACACCAAATCCAAGTGCGACAAATCCCAGTCGCCTTTGGTTGGGGGCTTCGGCCCGTTGGTTTCTTTCAGCCACTGCAAGCTCGAGACCAGCAGCGGTTGGTTCCATCCCAGAAAGATTGTTTGCGTCATTCGGTTTGAATTGGGGATTCGCGGTGGGTGGCGAGCGGGGAACGCAGTGTCGAATGCGGCGGAAACGCGGTTCTATTCCGCGTCAGGCTTTTCTCGC includes these proteins:
- a CDS encoding PD-(D/E)XK nuclease family protein, yielding MTQTIFLGWNQPLLVSSLQWLKETNGPKPPTKGDWDLSHLDLVFPSRRAIDRMRELLLAEANAAEQTLRPPRMLTVGDLPSRLYESDAAALDFEQTLAWARVLAAANQDDLSVLISSPPAPDAADAWLELGGTMRRLHNSIAAEGLTYADVLEMCDSTGERRRWQFFVDLMKAYLAELAAAGKADPNEAQLDAIRQNACRATRPMVLIGTTDISKLLVSMLGQVESSKQSAAITALVAAPASHSNRFDSFGNLNASRWQSHCLPLQDGQLIPAGEISDQTAAVMETLAEFGQKYRVDQITIGVTDESQVEPIENRCDLLGVATHRHLGHRVGQTAVGRLMHLVVTYLQRRTWRSLAALVRHADVTRYVSARCPDHPDSEKWLRELDQLLSSTFPRSVDEPLPEKVQQSQTANQIREVLDQWLSPLIEDSAQQPIRQWSEVLQAILIELYGEVAQSLLPADNAPGDEEAERKDETSLSRTEQAIRAVFRLLDRFTDLSPSLDEPVDGAVAIEMLSSRMSEVRWVEDPSPTEIELLGWLDLALDDSPALVVCGLNHPFVPEAQSGDPFLPQSLRSTLHQSANDRRYARDVHAMQQLLTSRETVRFLVGSHSADGSPTPPSRLLAAATPEEAAKRVCDLLTIPRPKVEIQPIQPPPVVSVDSKAFFAPPPPEPGRTIQTLSVTAFSAYLACPYRFYLRHVLRLRPLDDSPLELAANQFGDLVHGALEEFGDSDYKNETDPKRIEEALIEELHRYAAKHFGDNTSTTVKLQVRQAQRRLKTVALRQAERAAAGWLIHAVEDAVDEKEIHPITGKPKKPTGIVLDGEFTGLRGRFDRIDFHPETGRWAILDYKTHGHKPEKKHLKKLPDGSTQWVDLQLPLYRRFIPDLGIDADPVDVELGYFNVAEKDTETQINLAEFTAAQFAAADELIHHCVREIRACHFEPNPNGVEFDDYEMLMNESVFIPMDDETEAFE